A genomic region of Oryza glaberrima chromosome 1, OglaRS2, whole genome shotgun sequence contains the following coding sequences:
- the LOC127781436 gene encoding protein PLASTID MOVEMENT IMPAIRED 1-RELATED 1-like, translating to MSSRYLVPPPGAADRAGGDAGDAALARDIVTLHKALSLDHSASSRRRRSLPLPAPSVADQARHKPRLKPSSSTRKLLPSASSSSSSSAAAAAAASTSSSSSFWKKSLTAISHLGRRRLDCAFALHVHSVDGLPAALDGSPISVHFRRMSLCASTRPVAAALGAASFEEVLTQRSPVYFSRGAKAAVKYEPRPFVVVAATSALELGKHEVDLTRLLPLSFDDLEEGGGSGFGKWSTSFRLSGPARGARLNVTFSCTLVGAAGEQQKGGEVAGLRRGSMARQVSVQTPTPVPARSRDVRVLHEVLPSGRTVKALPFFGDAGLDVRKEEVPTVESEENESPQSKHCTSVEVRNVDLAHPEGNCDAAEFSVIEQGVEIALEDPEQLKSVGTDNVADGNEDFRDEVGENEGEAKAVSVGDACAEESVGGKPEEVFSDVCFESEDAGEKKDSMVKAVSLPTVELDGEDQLDAELEDLGCLINSLSVVEPEQFDSPIVEGKRSRRLSCVGVTEGCNSASRMIRSRSMDASSDFVASEFLNMLGIEHSPLGATSGSDSESPRERLWKQFEKEALASGNGILGLDFEDEAEELSYEDDAEEPRCEDFAHDFDLSTIIREAELELQNAIQPIDNIFRAKSLEDEETEALMRQFGLNEKSFQSSPPGSRSGFGSPIDLPPESPIELPPLADGLGPFVQTKDGGFLRSMNPVLFKNAKNNCSLVMQASSPIVLPAEMGSGIMEILHGLASVGIEKLSMQANKLMPLEDVNGKMMQQIAWEASPALESSERYDLLDNHTMDALAGGIGNATFGKSKKGRCTNLSSSLGRESTSEYVSLEDLAPLAMEKIEALSIEGLRIQSGMSEEDAPSNISAQPIGEFSSLQGKCAGNTLSLGLEGTAGLQLLDVKQSGGDVDGLMGLSITLDEWMRLDSGIVDEDEQFTDRTSKILAAHHAKSMELVAENQNVDKKNRRSGRRWGLLGNNFTVALMVQLRDPLRNYEPVGTPMLALIQVERVFVPPKPKIYSTVTDKGNSEHDDEEPKTEEVLEKALVKEEKIEEEEDSVPQFKVAEVHVAGFKSEPEKTKSWGNQTQQQSGSRWLLAAGMGKGNKHPLMKSKAIAKPTKEAAGQSGDTLWSISSRVHGAGTRWGELAGPKRNPNILLQKEKRFR from the exons ATGTCGTCCCGCTacctcgtgccgccgccgggggcCGCCGACCGGGCGGGGGGCGACGCCGGGGACGCGGCCCTCGCGCGCGACATCGTCACGCTCCACAAGGCGCTCTCCCTTGACcactccgcctcctcccgccgccgccgctcgctcccgcTCCCCGCCCCGTCCGTCGCCGACCAGGCCCGCCACAAGCCCAGGCTGAAGCCTTCCTCCTCCACGCGCAAGCTCCTGCCGTCCGcctcatcgtcctcctcctcctcggcggcggcggcggcggcggcctccacctcctcgagCTCGTCCTTCTGGAAGAAGTCTCTGACGGCCATCTCGCACCtagggcggcgccgcctcgaCTGCGCGTTCGCCCTCCACGTGCACTCTGTGGACggcctccccgccgcgctcgATGGCTCCCCGATCTCCGTCCACTTCCGCCGGATGTCCCTGTGCGCGTCCACCCGCCCCGTCGCGGCCGCCCTCGGAGCCGCCTCGTTCGAGGAGGTGTTGACGCAGCGCTCGCCCGTCTACTTCTCCCGCGGCGCCAAGGCCGCAGTCAAGTATGAGCCCCgaccgttcgtcgtcgtcgccgccacctcggcGCTCGAGCTCGGGAAGCACGAGGTTGACCTCACCCGATTGCTCCCACTCTCCTTCGACGATctcgaggagggcggcggctccGGGTTCGGGAAGTGGAGCACGAGCTTCCGGCTGTCCGGCCCCGCCCGCGGCGCGCGGCTCAATGTCACCTTCTCGTGCACGCTGGTAGGCGCCGCCGGGGAGCAGCAGAAGGGAGGTGAGGTGGCGGGGCTGAGGCGTGGCTCGATGGCGCGGCAGGTGTCAGTGCAGACCCCTACACCAGTGCCGGCACGGAGCCGGGATGTGAGAGTGTTACACGAGGTGTTGCCAAGCGGGAGGACTGTCAAGGCTCTGCCGTTTTTTGGTGATGCAGGCCTCGATgtgaggaaggaggaggtgCCAACAGTAGAATCTGAGGAGAATGAGTCGCCACAATCGAAGCATTGCACATCCGTTGAGGTGAGAAATGTGGACTTGGCACATCCAGAGGGCAATTGTGATGCTGCAGAGTTCAGTGTGATCGAACAGGGAGTTGAGATTGCCCTTGAGGATCCAGAACAGCTAAAATCTGTGGGGACTGATAATGTAGCTGATGGAAATGAGGACTTTAGGGACGAAGTTGGAGAAAATGAGGGAGAGGCCAAGGCTGTGTCAGTAGGTGATGCCTGTGCTGAGGAGAGTGTTGGAGGGAAGCCAGAAGAGGTGTTCAGTGATGTTTGTTTTGAAAGCGAGGATGCGGGAGAGAAGAAGGATTCAATGGTCAAAGCGGTTTCATTGCCTACCGTAGAATTGGATGGGGAGGATCAGCTGGATGCAGAATTGGAAGATCTGGGGTGTCTAATCAATAGCCTCTCTGTGGTCGAGCCAGAACAATTTGACTCACCAATTGTAGAAGGTAAACGTTCTAGGCGGTTGAGCTGTGTGGGTGTGACAGAAGGCTGTAATTCTGCTAGTAGGATGATCAGATCACGCAGCATGGATGCCTCGTCCGATTTTGTTGCTAGTGAGTTTTTGAATATGCTTGGGATAGAGCATAGTCCATTGGGAGCAACCTCAGGTAGTGATTCGGAGTCACCAAGAGAGCGGCTTTGGAAGCAGTTTGAAAAGGAAGCTCTAGCATCTGGGAATGGTATTCTTGGTTTGGACTTTGAAGATGAAGCGGAAGAACTTAGTTATGAAGATGATGCGGAAGAACCCAGGTGTGAAGATTTTGCACATGATTTTGATCTCTCTACAATCATACGTGAAGCAGAACTTGAGCTTCAGAACGCGATTCAGCCCATAGATAACATATTTCGAGCTAAATCACTGGAAGATGAAGAAACTGAAGCCTTGATGCGGCAATTTGGGTTAAATGAGAAGTCTTTCCAATCTTCTCCACCCGGAAGTAGAAGTGGGTTTGGTAGCCCCATTGACCTTCCACCTGAGTCACCCATTGAGCTACCACCTTTGGCCGATGGCTTGGGTCCATTTGTTCAGACAAAAGATGGAGGATTTCTGCGCTCGATGAATCCAGTCCTGTTCAAAAATGCGAAAAACAATTGCAGCTTGGTCATGCAGGCTTCTTCACCAATTGTACTACCAGCAGAGATGGGCTCTGGGATTATGGAGATTCTGCATGGTCTGGCCTCAGTTGGAATCGAAAAGTTATCAATGCAAGCAAATAAACTTATGCCCTTAGAAGATGTCAATGGCAAAATGATGCAGCAGATTGCTTGGGAGGCTTCTCCAGCTTTAGAGTCTTCTGAAAG ATATGACCTATTGGATAATCATACCATGGATGCTTTAGCTGGAGGGATTGGCAATGCTACCTTTGGCAAGAGTAAGAAAGGGAGATGTACTAATCTGTCATCATCATTAGGTAGGGAAAGCACTTCAGAATATGTTTCACTTGAGGATCTTGCACCATTAGCCATGGAAAAGATTGAAGCCCTTTCCATTGAGGGTCTGAGGATACAATCTGGCATGTCAGAAGAGGATGCACCCTCCAATATCAGTGCCCAGCCTATTGGGGAATTTTCCTCTCTGCAAGGAAAATGTGCAGGGAATACCCTCTCCCTTGGTTTAGAAGGAACCGCAGGGTTACAACTCCTGGATGTCAAACAAAGTGGTGGTGATGTCGATGGACTAATGGGGTTGTCAATCACTCTTGATGAGTGGATGAGGCTTGATTCTGGCATAGTAGATGAAGATGAGCAGTTCACTGACCGGACGTCAAAGATACTTGCTGCTCACCATGCCAAATCAATGGAATTAGTTGCTGAAAACCAGAATGTGGACAAAAAGAACAGGAGGTCTGGTAGAAGATGGGGTTTGTTAGGGAACAACTTTACTGTTGCTCTCATGGTTCAACTGCGTGACCCACTACGTAACTATGAGCCAGTTGGCACGCCGATGCTTGCTTTAATTCAAGTGGAAAGGGTCTTCGTTCCCCCAAAGCCTAAGATATACAGTACTGTCACAGATAAAGGTAACAGTGAGCATGATGATGAGGAGCCCAAGACTGAAGAGGTACTAGAAAAAGCTTTGGTCAAGGAAGAAAAgattgaggaagaagaagattcTGTTCCACAATTTAAAGTCGCAGAAGTGCATGTAGCTGGTTTCAAGAGCGAGCCTGAGAAGACAAAATCATGGGGTAATCAAACACAGCAACAATCGGGATCAAGATGGCTGCTTGCAGCTGGCATGGGTAAGGGCAATAAGCATCCCCTGATGAAATCCAAAGCTATTGCGAAGCCAACTAAAGAGGCAGCTGGTCAGTCAGGAGACACCCTTTGGAGCATTTCTTCACGCGTACATGGAGCTGGAACCAGATGGGGCGAGTTAGCTGGACCTAAAAGGAACCCAAATATCCTCCTTCAAAAAGAAAAGCGATTTAGGTGA
- the LOC127754516 gene encoding uncharacterized protein LOC127754516 gives MSSLRREAPPISDYEALDGSGKCTDEPSCSSDPSKDSSSCTSAFAFTILAINCGAAIYHSRRDPWSVAFVLAAFLMLISLFCALRLFESLPRSSPRRSHVKAGVWVLSTVLTILFTYRVAALMPFPVAVVVWAMSVFTILAGFYMFFVCSDEVKAAPEERPAKVSDMA, from the coding sequence ATGTCGAGTCTCCGCAGGGAAGCTCCACCGATCTCTGACTACGAGGCACTAGATGGTTCCGGCAAATGCACCGACGAACCATCATGCTCCTCGGATCCTAGCAAAGACAGCTCGTCGTGTACATCGGCCTTCGCCTTCACCATCCTTGCTATCAACTGCGGCGCAGCTATCTACCATTCGCGGCGTGACCCCTGGTCAGTCGCGTTTGTGCTGGCCGCCTTCCTCATGCTCATCTCGCTCTTCTGCGCGCTCCGCTTGTTCGAGAGCTTGCCTCGCAGCTCCCCCCGCAGATCCCATGTCAAAGCCGGTGTTTGGGTCCTTTCCACGGTGCTCACAATCTTGTTCACCTACAGAGTAGCTGCGCTTATGCCTTTCCCAGTCGCCGTTGTCGTGTGGGCTATGTCCGTCTTCACAATTCTTGCAGGATTCTACATGTTCTTCGTTTGCAGCGACGAGGTCAAGGCGGCGCCAGAGGAGAGGCCGGCAAAAGTGTCTGACATGGCTTGA